Part of the Planococcus plakortidis genome is shown below.
AGTAACCGATAGCAAGAAACAAATCGACGAAATCAAGGACCGTATCGATGCGATGTACGACCTTTTGGAAAAAGAAGTGGCGGCAAAGCATTATATCGACCAGCACTTGATGGAGACGGAGCGCCATCTGCAAGTCGTAGCGCGTGACACCCAGGAACTGGAAGAAGAGAGCCGTTATGTGCAGCATAGCTATAAAATCACGGACCAGGAAGCGGCGATACCGAAAACCTGCCTCGAGAAAGTCGAGCAGTTGTCGAAACGTTTCGAGCTTCTGGCGAATCGACTCGAGGAAGACCAATCCGCATACTCAAGCCTGCAAGATGAGTTGATGCATATCCGTGAAGACCTGACGATCGTCGATTCCACGCAAATGGATTTCACCGATGCGTTGAAAAATTTACGTGTCGAGGAAAACAAAGCCCGCATCCATGTAGAGGAATTGAGACGCCGCCTTCAAGAGACGGACCGCATGCTCCATAAAGCGAACATCCCGGGCATTCCGGAAGACATGGATGTGCGGCTGGAGGAAGCGGAAGAGCATCTCTTTGTCGCGATGCGGGCGCTTCGTGAAGTGCCGCTTAATATGAAGCTCGTCGACAATTATATGGAACAGGCAGAAACAAGCATTACAGACGTTGAGGCGAAAGCGAAAGAGATGATCGAAAACGTCTTGCTTGTCGAGCGCATCATCCAATACGGAAACCGTTACCGGAAAACGAATCCGCAGCTTCACGCAAATCTTTTGGAAGCGGAAGAATCATTCCGCCAGATGCGCTATACGAAAGCGCTCGAAGAAGCGGCGACGGCTGTCGAGAATTTCGAACCCGGCTCGATGAAACGCATCGAAGTGCTCGTGAAGGAAAACGACTAAGAAAATAACGAAACCACCAGCACATGAGCTGGTGGTTTTCTTTTCGGAGGGATGGCAATGATTTATTTGGACAATAGCGCAACGACCGAACCGGACCCGCAAGTGCTCGAAACCTATGTCAAGGCGAGCAGCCGCTATTTCGCGAATCCGGCATCGCTTCACCGCTTAGGAAATGAAGCGGAAGACCTGCTCGAGACAGCGCGCAGCCAGATCAAGGGGCTGCTCGGATACGAACGTGTCATTTTCACATCGGGCGGGACTGAATCGAATAACCTGGCGCTTCGCGGCGCGGCCTATGCCAATCAAGAAAAGGGCCGACACATCATCTCATGCAAGACCGAACATCCATCGGTTCTGGAGCCGTTAAAGCAACTCGAAAAAGAAGGGTTTGAAATCACGCTGCTGCCGGTTGACCGCGAAGGGGCGATCAACCTGGATGAATTACAGCAGGCGCTTCGCGAAGATACCATCCTCGTCAGCATAATGCAGGTCAATAACGAAATCGGCACGCTCCATCCGCTGGCACGTATCCGAAGCATGCTTGAGAATCACCGTGCGCTGTTCCATGTCGATGCTGTGCAAGGCATTGGCAAACTGCCGCTCAGCGAGGGGGAGCGTCCGGATTTATTGACCGTCTCAGCGCACAAGCTGCACGGATTGAAGAACAGCGGGGTCCTAGCGGCCAATAAAGCGGAGCTCGAGCCGCTCCTGCTCGGCGGTGGGCAAGAAGGCGGGCTTCGCAGTGGGACGGTCTCGGTACCGAACGCTGCGGCGCTGGCAAAAGCATTGCGCCTTGCCACACCAAAGCCTGATCACTTAAAATGGAACGCGGAATTGCGCAGCTTTTTTTCAGGATACAAAGATATCTATATCGTCAGCCCAAACGGCGCAGCCCCGCACATCCTTGCGATTGCGATTAAGGGCGCGCGCGGGGAGACCTTGGTCGGCGCCTTGCAACAGGAAGGCGTCATCGTCTCCACTTCGAGTGCCTGCTCTTCCAGGAACAAGCAAGCAAGCCACGTCATCGAAGCGATTGGCTTGCCGCGCGAATACCGGGACGGCACGATCCGCATCAGCTTCGGCGCCATGACCACCCATGAAGACATTCTAGAACTGAAGAAACGTTTCCATAAAGCGCATCAAACGATCAAAGGAGTCGAACCATCATGAAAACCAATCAAATCCTCATCCGGTATGGCGAGCTGTCGACAAAAGGCCGCAACCGGAAAGCATTTATCTCGCGGCTCCGGAATAATATCCAGACT
Proteins encoded:
- the ezrA gene encoding septation ring formation regulator EzrA, with protein sequence MMEYIIIAVIILLALLIIGMVFRKKHNAEIERLEQLKLQLKEKPIMEELTKVKQLNLNGQTEEMFERWRNKWNEIMDVDIPKIDATLYDAEESIKRFNFPKASKLEKQAEVKIDDTDQQIATIFSELDELIGSEEKNRSEMDLIQDKYVRARKNLLAHKSSYGAAAGPLEKRLESFVQRFEEYDQLTDEGNYLRARETVINLSADSTEAFMLVDDIPMMLAEIDDKIPQDLAQLRQGKQEMEEQSYYLNHLGLTEKMDEIDQELAALKKQLETLEVTDSKKQIDEIKDRIDAMYDLLEKEVAAKHYIDQHLMETERHLQVVARDTQELEEESRYVQHSYKITDQEAAIPKTCLEKVEQLSKRFELLANRLEEDQSAYSSLQDELMHIREDLTIVDSTQMDFTDALKNLRVEENKARIHVEELRRRLQETDRMLHKANIPGIPEDMDVRLEEAEEHLFVAMRALREVPLNMKLVDNYMEQAETSITDVEAKAKEMIENVLLVERIIQYGNRYRKTNPQLHANLLEAEESFRQMRYTKALEEAATAVENFEPGSMKRIEVLVKEND
- a CDS encoding cysteine desulfurase family protein, with product MIYLDNSATTEPDPQVLETYVKASSRYFANPASLHRLGNEAEDLLETARSQIKGLLGYERVIFTSGGTESNNLALRGAAYANQEKGRHIISCKTEHPSVLEPLKQLEKEGFEITLLPVDREGAINLDELQQALREDTILVSIMQVNNEIGTLHPLARIRSMLENHRALFHVDAVQGIGKLPLSEGERPDLLTVSAHKLHGLKNSGVLAANKAELEPLLLGGGQEGGLRSGTVSVPNAAALAKALRLATPKPDHLKWNAELRSFFSGYKDIYIVSPNGAAPHILAIAIKGARGETLVGALQQEGVIVSTSSACSSRNKQASHVIEAIGLPREYRDGTIRISFGAMTTHEDILELKKRFHKAHQTIKGVEPS